The DNA segment TACCGTAATGCTTTTTCCTGTTTCCACTTTCAAAAATTTTACCAAACATGAAATAGTCGATACAAAGCAAGCTACTGAAGTATTATTTTCCATTGATGCAGAGAACAAGGATGAAGTAGATGAAATAGCAAAGAGGGCAGTAAAGGCAGGAGGTACAATTTTTAGTGAGCCCTCAGAGAGCCATGGCTGGATGTACGGCTGCGGTTTTGCTGATTTAGATGGTCATCGCTGGAATGTGTTGTATATGGATATGAGCAAGATGCCGAAGGAGTAATAAATAGAAAGCTACATCTCTTATTAAGCAAACCAGGTGCAAGAGTTGAAGATCCAGCGATATTTTTGGCGGCTTTCTTCTTGTGCTAACCTGTTAATGCAATAAGGAATTTCTGGCCTTTAAAACATAAAGTCTGGTGTACCGTACCAATAGCAGCAAAAAAGCACAATTCCAGTACAAAGGAATTGTGCTTATAACCTAATAGAAACTTCTGTTCCGTCTTTAAGGCTTGTTTCAAGCAGCAGTAGACCTCTTTGCTTTGAAAGTTCTGTTAGCAAAGGCTTCAAATCATTCCTGTTTATATCAGGAATTTGAAACTTTTTCTTTGCTTTTTTCTCAATTGCACGATTTACTAGCACCAGGATTCGCTTTGAAGTGAGGATCCCAATGGATAGATGTAAAAAAGCATACGGGACTGGAATAATAAATCGTCTGTCTCTTACTTTAATTTTTATCTTCATCATATTACTCAATAATAACTAGTACTTTGTCACCTTTTGCTGAAGTAACATCTACAATTTGTCCGTCCAATTCATTTTCAATCGCCTCAATTAAAAGTTCCACGTCGATATCCTTTACATACTTTTCGGATTCGGGAATCATTTTAGCAATATTTGCTCCTACTTTTAAAACAGCTTTTATGAGTTTTATTGGCAGATTAACATTAACATTGTCACCATTTTCAGAAGTAACACGGATTTTCAGTATTTTGTTTAAGTAGGAGGTGGAGGTCCGTTTAGTTAGAACAACCTGATTATCCTTTCCTTGCAGTACTTCAATTAATTCAGCAGCCTTCTCTTTGTTCAACTTTCCTTCTTCAACCATTGTTAATACTCTTGAAATTTCGTCACTCATTAAGATTCCTCCCCATTTAATAGCCCGATAGCTTCTTCGGCTGTTATTTCGCCCTTCTCCAGCATTAAAATTACTTTTTTTCGATCAACTTTTTCAACCTTCTTAGTGGTGGAATATCCAAGAGAAGAGATAATGTCATCTAATTTTCCACGCACGGTGGGATAGGATACTCCAAGTTCTTTTTCCACTTCTTTAATATTTCCACGGCACTTTAGAAACGTTTCAATAAAATTAAGCTGTTCCTTGCTAAGAGATGCAAAATTAGAGAGTTCAAATTCATTTTCAATTGTGGTATGACAATGAGTACACTGTAGCTTTGTAATCTTTAATTGCTTACTACAAACAGGGCACTCTGAAATAAGAGGATAAGCCATAATTCCCTCCTTCTTTATTTATAAATCAATCATACATCAATTTATTTAAAAAATAAATAACGTAATTAAAAAATATAAATTTTTATTAAGTAAAAATAAATATATTTAATTTTGATATTAAATAATTGATTGAAAAGAGGGGTGCCGGTGGGGTGCCAGGGGGAAGGTTCTAGTGGCTCTTGGTTAAAACCGGGAGAACCGTCCCTGTGGTTGTGAAATCATTTTATGCTACTAGATATAAACATGGAGGCATCTTGATT comes from the Neobacillus sp. PS2-9 genome and includes:
- a CDS encoding VOC family protein, whose protein sequence is MTKQFWINLPVEDINKSKEFYSKLGFSTNTPFGSSDQLQLVIGDNNATVMLFPVSTFKNFTKHEIVDTKQATEVLFSIDAENKDEVDEIAKRAVKAGGTIFSEPSESHGWMYGCGFADLDGHRWNVLYMDMSKMPKE
- a CDS encoding DUF2089 domain-containing protein; the encoded protein is MAYPLISECPVCSKQLKITKLQCTHCHTTIENEFELSNFASLSKEQLNFIETFLKCRGNIKEVEKELGVSYPTVRGKLDDIISSLGYSTTKKVEKVDRKKVILMLEKGEITAEEAIGLLNGEES